One genomic window of Coffea eugenioides isolate CCC68of chromosome 1, Ceug_1.0, whole genome shotgun sequence includes the following:
- the LOC113752051 gene encoding protein LIGHT-DEPENDENT SHORT HYPOCOTYLS 6-like, translating to MDSASGGPDLSGGGEAGPSSASGSGSAEGVGGSTAAPPSRYESQKRRDWNTFLQYLRNHKPPLTLARCSGAHVIEFLKYLDQFGKTKVHVAGCPYFGHPNPPAPCQCPLKQAWGSLDALIGRLRAAYEENGGRPESNPFGARAVRIYLREVRESQAKARGIPYEKKKRKRPAATAVPAVSVAASDVGASSSGGGDVGGGGGDGGSGGGPGGTPTTVVVTTTTV from the coding sequence ATGGATTCAGCGTCTGGAGGACCGGACTTGAGCGGGGGAGGAGAGGCCGGGCCATCATCAGCCAGCGGGAGTGGTAGCGCCGAAGGTGTAGGCGGGTCAACGGCTGCGCCACCCAGTCGTTACGAGTCGCAAAAGCGGCGAGATTGGAACACTTTCCTGCAGTACCTCAGGAACCACAAGCCGCCACTGACACTAGCTCGGTGTAGCGGAGCGCACGTGATCGAGTTCTTGAAGTACTTGGATCAGTTCGGAAAAACTAAGGTGCACGTGGCCGGGTGCCCTTATTTCGGGCACCCTAATCCACCAGCCCCATGCCAGTGCCCGCTCAAGCAAGCTTGGGGCAGTCTTGATGCCCTCATCGGACGCCTTAGAGCTGCCTACGAAGAAAACGGTGGAAGACCCGAATCCAACCCTTTTGGTGCTAGAGCTGTTAGGATTTATCTCAGGGAAGTAAGGGAAAGCCAGGCCAAGGCTAGAGGGATACCTTACGAGAAGAAGAAACGAAAAAGGCCGGCTGCTACGGCCGTGCCCGCTGTGTCGGTGGCTGCGAGTGATGTTGGAGCTAGTAGTAGTGGCGGTGGGGAtgtaggaggaggaggaggtgaTGGTGGTAGTGGTGGCGGGCCTGGAGGTACTCCTACTACTGTGGTTGTTACCACGACGACAGTATAG
- the LOC113775360 gene encoding rab3 GTPase-activating protein catalytic subunit isoform X1, translating into MASTSDSQSSIQDDDDQEEEIEHFDDFTLASSWERFISEIEAVCRQWLATGPKNLVKKDAVCLDFSKNIYKVRSELKYAMKNYSMEYYFEPFNDGKVADWISTSHDLQQSFGVKDFLVIAPQSASGVVLDAPEASKLLSAVSIAMSNSSSLWPAFVPVHDPSRRAYIGIQNMGTIFTRRFEADRIGSQVPIKLMHLEGLYELFVSKFAYSTVDLSMHLFKVHFRMKLTYRTLPTDDDPEVQQESEFLESGRHSEFETHNKIQWDDDCPWSEWYSAEDPVKGLELLTIWSERTVDTSLVMAELENASPLEADKWFIFPNLSPYLETSDGSTIGFASQLRLLVNALDSSLGAQFMEDFVSAVENSGSDNMKSSAVIPPPTVLDRVLKDLFHEDAEVKLDFADAENKNSRAIKGAPLESLFAQFCLHALWFGNCNIRAIAVLWIEFVREIRWCWEESQPLPRMPTNGTVDLSTCLIYQKLHMLAICIEKKHQENKEHPDVGDKKTSPYIEGKAQITKQSSSLLEVTEDSSGERDSLTARNDLGSHGVATSLSNSEQQNFASPTDTKLSEYIRMGSAGVVGSTMLLNSCQQMHAPFTQDPPLMTEDMHEERLKAVEAFGDSFSFSAQLEKEILSSDMSAFKAANPDAVFEDFIRWHSPRDWENDDNGKLAVSQAKAGEVSKNEWPPRGRLSERMSDHGSSWRKIWNEAPSLPAFKQKPLLDPNREGEKVLHYLETMRPHQLLEQMVCTAFRAAADTLNRTAFGGLKLMTSKLGQLYLTMASTLKSLQRNSLSVDSEIIEDLTRLCVIFEHVEKLLTVAASLHRKFLQAPRLSEAIFSDFYNFYLPKMGTGSGSHDIDKSQEFTKKQQIMAREKEVVASMFTPPTANQSWRKVLSLGNLLNGHEPILREIIFSKRDHVSGGYYAGSYAGGYPQEIETYRMYLCGTSNDLRVALAVASCD; encoded by the exons ATGGCGTCGACAAGTGACAGTCAGAGCAGTATTCAAGATGACGATGATCAAGAAGAAGAG ATTGAGCATTTTGATGACTTTACTCTAGCCTCCTCGTGGGAAAG GTTTATATCTGAAATAGAGGCTGTATGTCGGCAATGGTTGGCTACTGGTCCCAAAAATTTGGTG AAAAAAGATGCAGTTTGTTTGGATTTCTCCAAGAACATATATAAGGTCAGATCAGAGTTGAAATATGCTATGAAGAACTACAGCATGGAATACTATTTTGAACCCTTTAATGATG GAAAAGTTGCAGACTGGATTTCTACATCGCATGATCTGCAGCAATCTTTTGGGGTGAAAGACTTTctg GTGATTGCTCCTCAAAGTGCTAGTGGTGTAGTTCTTGATGCACCAGAGGCTAGCAAGCTCTTAAGTGCAGTTTCAATAGCTATGTCAAACTCTTCCAG CTTGTGGCCAGCATTTGTTCCTGTACATGATCCTTCTCGTAGAGCTTACATTGGAATTCAGAATATGGGAACCATTTTTACTAGAAGATTTGAGGCAGACCGCATTGGTAGCCAAGTCCCAATAAAGCTTATGCATTTGGAGGGTTTGTACGAACTTTTTGTTTCTAAATTT GCGTATTCAACTGTGGACTTGTCAATGCATCTTTTCAAAGTCCATTTTAGGATGAAGCTAACCTACAGAACCCTTCCCACTGATGATGACCCTGAAGTACAGCAGGAATCTGAATTCCTGGAATCTGGCAGGCATTCTGAATTTGAGACTCATAACAAAATACAGTGGGATGATGATTGTCCTTGGAGTGAGTGGTATTCTGCAGAAGATCCTGTAAAAG GACTGGAGCTCCTTACTATATGGTCTGAGAGAACAGTTGATACTTCTCTAGTTATGGCTGAACTGGAAAACGCTTCACCTCTTGAAGCTGACAAATGGTTCATATTTCCAAATTTGTCTCCTTACCT AGAGACTTCAGATGGAAGCACCATAGGATTTGCTTCACAATTGCGCCTACTGGTTAACGCATTGGATTCGTCCTTGGGGGCTCAATTTATGGAGGATTTTGTTTCAG caGTTGAAAATTCAGGCTCTGACAATATGAAGTCTTCAGCTGTTATACCTCCGCCCACAGTTCTTGATCGTGTGCTCAAAGATCTCTTTCATGAGG ATGCAGAAGTAAAACTTGATTTTGCTGATGCTGAGAATAAGAACTCTCGAGCTATTAAAGGAGCCCCCCTTGAATCTCTTTTTGCACAATTTTGTTTACATGCCCTCTGGTTTGGCAACTGCAATATACGTG CCATTGCTGTACTCTGGATTGAGTTTGTTCGAGAAATTCGTTGGTGTTGGGAAGAGTCACAGCCACTGCCACGAATGCCAACCAATGGCACAGTTGATCTGTCTACCTGTTTGATCTACCAGAAGTTACACATG CTTGCAATATGCATTGAGAAGAAGCATCAAGAGAACAAAGAACATCCAGATGTTGGGGACAAGAAAACTTCTCCTTACATTGAG GGCAAAGCTCAGATTACTAAACAGTCATCTTCTTTACTTGAAGTGACTGAGGATTCTAGCGGAGAACGTGACAG CCTAACAGCTAGAAATGATTTGGGAAGCCATGGAGTTGCTACATCTTTGTCCAATTCTGAGCAACAGAATTTTGCAAGCCCTACTGACACAAAGTTGTCAGAATACATCAGGATGGGATCAGCTGGCGTTGTGGGGTCCACGATGCTTTTGAATTCATGCCAGCAAATGCATGCTCCCTTCACCCAG GATCCACCTCTTATGACAGAAGACATGCATGAAGAACGACTCAAAGCAGTTGAAGCATTTGGCGATTCATTT AGCTTTTCTGCTCAACTGGAGAAGGAAATCTTGTCTTCAG ACATGTCAGCATTTAAAGCTGCGAATCCTGATGCTGTCTTTGAAGATTTCATCCGATGGCATTCACCTAGAGATTGGGAAAATGATGATAATGGGAAGCTTGCAGTTTCTCAAGCTAAAGCAGGTGAAGTTTCAAAGAATGAGTGGCCTCCTAGAGGAAGACTTTCAGAGAGAATGTCTGACCATGGGAGTTCATGGCGAAAGATTTGGAATGAAGCCCCTTCATTGCCTGCTTTTAAGCAAAAGCCGCTTCTGGATCCAAACAGAGAAGGGGAAAAG GTTCTTCATTATCTGGAGACCATGCGTCCACATCAATTACTGGAACAAATGGTTTGTACTGCTTTTAGAGCAGCAGCTGACACACTAAATCGGACTGCATTTGGGGGCTTAAAGCTGATGACATCCAAATTAGGGCAACTTTACCTTACCATGGCTTCTACATTGAAATCTTTGCAGA GAAATAGCTTATCTGTTGACAGTGAGATTATTGAAGACCTGACAAGGCTATGTGTCATTTTTGAACACGTTGAGAAGTTACTGACCGTAGCAGCTTCACTTCATCGTAAGTTCTTGCAAGCACCACGGCTATCGGAAGCAATTTTCAGTGACTTCTACAACTTTTACCTtccaaaaatgggaacgggttCTGGGAGCCATGATATAGACAAG TCGCAGGAGTTCACTAAGAAGCAACAAATAATGGCACGGGAGAAGGAAGTGGTCGCAAGCATGTTTACTCCGCCAACTGCCAATCAGTCTTGGAGGAAGGTATTAAGCCTGGGAAATCTTCTCAATGGCCATGAACCAATTTTGAGGGAAATAATATTTTCCAAGCGTGATCATGTTAGCGGAGGTTATTATGCTGGCAGCTATGCTGGGGGATATCCACAGGAGATAGAAACCTATCGGATGTATTTATGTGGCACCTCTAATGATCTCAGGGTCGCACTAGCCGTTGCATCATGTGACTGA
- the LOC113775360 gene encoding rab3 GTPase-activating protein catalytic subunit isoform X2, producing the protein MASTSDSQSSIQDDDDQEEEIEHFDDFTLASSWERFISEIEAVCRQWLATGPKNLVKKDAVCLDFSKNIYKVRSELKYAMKNYSMEYYFEPFNDGKVADWISTSHDLQQSFGVKDFLVIAPQSASGVVLDAPEASKLLSAVSIAMSNSSSLWPAFVPVHDPSRRAYIGIQNMGTIFTRRFEADRIGSQVPIKLMHLEGLYELFVSKFAYSTVDLSMHLFKVHFRMKLTYRTLPTDDDPEVQQESEFLESGRHSEFETHNKIQWDDDCPWSEWYSAEDPVKGLELLTIWSERTVDTSLVMAELENASPLEADKWFIFPNLSPYLETSDGSTIGFASQLRLLVNALDSSLGAQFMEDFVSVENSGSDNMKSSAVIPPPTVLDRVLKDLFHEDAEVKLDFADAENKNSRAIKGAPLESLFAQFCLHALWFGNCNIRAIAVLWIEFVREIRWCWEESQPLPRMPTNGTVDLSTCLIYQKLHMLAICIEKKHQENKEHPDVGDKKTSPYIEGKAQITKQSSSLLEVTEDSSGERDSLTARNDLGSHGVATSLSNSEQQNFASPTDTKLSEYIRMGSAGVVGSTMLLNSCQQMHAPFTQDPPLMTEDMHEERLKAVEAFGDSFSFSAQLEKEILSSDMSAFKAANPDAVFEDFIRWHSPRDWENDDNGKLAVSQAKAGEVSKNEWPPRGRLSERMSDHGSSWRKIWNEAPSLPAFKQKPLLDPNREGEKVLHYLETMRPHQLLEQMVCTAFRAAADTLNRTAFGGLKLMTSKLGQLYLTMASTLKSLQRNSLSVDSEIIEDLTRLCVIFEHVEKLLTVAASLHRKFLQAPRLSEAIFSDFYNFYLPKMGTGSGSHDIDKSQEFTKKQQIMAREKEVVASMFTPPTANQSWRKVLSLGNLLNGHEPILREIIFSKRDHVSGGYYAGSYAGGYPQEIETYRMYLCGTSNDLRVALAVASCD; encoded by the exons ATGGCGTCGACAAGTGACAGTCAGAGCAGTATTCAAGATGACGATGATCAAGAAGAAGAG ATTGAGCATTTTGATGACTTTACTCTAGCCTCCTCGTGGGAAAG GTTTATATCTGAAATAGAGGCTGTATGTCGGCAATGGTTGGCTACTGGTCCCAAAAATTTGGTG AAAAAAGATGCAGTTTGTTTGGATTTCTCCAAGAACATATATAAGGTCAGATCAGAGTTGAAATATGCTATGAAGAACTACAGCATGGAATACTATTTTGAACCCTTTAATGATG GAAAAGTTGCAGACTGGATTTCTACATCGCATGATCTGCAGCAATCTTTTGGGGTGAAAGACTTTctg GTGATTGCTCCTCAAAGTGCTAGTGGTGTAGTTCTTGATGCACCAGAGGCTAGCAAGCTCTTAAGTGCAGTTTCAATAGCTATGTCAAACTCTTCCAG CTTGTGGCCAGCATTTGTTCCTGTACATGATCCTTCTCGTAGAGCTTACATTGGAATTCAGAATATGGGAACCATTTTTACTAGAAGATTTGAGGCAGACCGCATTGGTAGCCAAGTCCCAATAAAGCTTATGCATTTGGAGGGTTTGTACGAACTTTTTGTTTCTAAATTT GCGTATTCAACTGTGGACTTGTCAATGCATCTTTTCAAAGTCCATTTTAGGATGAAGCTAACCTACAGAACCCTTCCCACTGATGATGACCCTGAAGTACAGCAGGAATCTGAATTCCTGGAATCTGGCAGGCATTCTGAATTTGAGACTCATAACAAAATACAGTGGGATGATGATTGTCCTTGGAGTGAGTGGTATTCTGCAGAAGATCCTGTAAAAG GACTGGAGCTCCTTACTATATGGTCTGAGAGAACAGTTGATACTTCTCTAGTTATGGCTGAACTGGAAAACGCTTCACCTCTTGAAGCTGACAAATGGTTCATATTTCCAAATTTGTCTCCTTACCT AGAGACTTCAGATGGAAGCACCATAGGATTTGCTTCACAATTGCGCCTACTGGTTAACGCATTGGATTCGTCCTTGGGGGCTCAATTTATGGAGGATTTTGTTTCAG TTGAAAATTCAGGCTCTGACAATATGAAGTCTTCAGCTGTTATACCTCCGCCCACAGTTCTTGATCGTGTGCTCAAAGATCTCTTTCATGAGG ATGCAGAAGTAAAACTTGATTTTGCTGATGCTGAGAATAAGAACTCTCGAGCTATTAAAGGAGCCCCCCTTGAATCTCTTTTTGCACAATTTTGTTTACATGCCCTCTGGTTTGGCAACTGCAATATACGTG CCATTGCTGTACTCTGGATTGAGTTTGTTCGAGAAATTCGTTGGTGTTGGGAAGAGTCACAGCCACTGCCACGAATGCCAACCAATGGCACAGTTGATCTGTCTACCTGTTTGATCTACCAGAAGTTACACATG CTTGCAATATGCATTGAGAAGAAGCATCAAGAGAACAAAGAACATCCAGATGTTGGGGACAAGAAAACTTCTCCTTACATTGAG GGCAAAGCTCAGATTACTAAACAGTCATCTTCTTTACTTGAAGTGACTGAGGATTCTAGCGGAGAACGTGACAG CCTAACAGCTAGAAATGATTTGGGAAGCCATGGAGTTGCTACATCTTTGTCCAATTCTGAGCAACAGAATTTTGCAAGCCCTACTGACACAAAGTTGTCAGAATACATCAGGATGGGATCAGCTGGCGTTGTGGGGTCCACGATGCTTTTGAATTCATGCCAGCAAATGCATGCTCCCTTCACCCAG GATCCACCTCTTATGACAGAAGACATGCATGAAGAACGACTCAAAGCAGTTGAAGCATTTGGCGATTCATTT AGCTTTTCTGCTCAACTGGAGAAGGAAATCTTGTCTTCAG ACATGTCAGCATTTAAAGCTGCGAATCCTGATGCTGTCTTTGAAGATTTCATCCGATGGCATTCACCTAGAGATTGGGAAAATGATGATAATGGGAAGCTTGCAGTTTCTCAAGCTAAAGCAGGTGAAGTTTCAAAGAATGAGTGGCCTCCTAGAGGAAGACTTTCAGAGAGAATGTCTGACCATGGGAGTTCATGGCGAAAGATTTGGAATGAAGCCCCTTCATTGCCTGCTTTTAAGCAAAAGCCGCTTCTGGATCCAAACAGAGAAGGGGAAAAG GTTCTTCATTATCTGGAGACCATGCGTCCACATCAATTACTGGAACAAATGGTTTGTACTGCTTTTAGAGCAGCAGCTGACACACTAAATCGGACTGCATTTGGGGGCTTAAAGCTGATGACATCCAAATTAGGGCAACTTTACCTTACCATGGCTTCTACATTGAAATCTTTGCAGA GAAATAGCTTATCTGTTGACAGTGAGATTATTGAAGACCTGACAAGGCTATGTGTCATTTTTGAACACGTTGAGAAGTTACTGACCGTAGCAGCTTCACTTCATCGTAAGTTCTTGCAAGCACCACGGCTATCGGAAGCAATTTTCAGTGACTTCTACAACTTTTACCTtccaaaaatgggaacgggttCTGGGAGCCATGATATAGACAAG TCGCAGGAGTTCACTAAGAAGCAACAAATAATGGCACGGGAGAAGGAAGTGGTCGCAAGCATGTTTACTCCGCCAACTGCCAATCAGTCTTGGAGGAAGGTATTAAGCCTGGGAAATCTTCTCAATGGCCATGAACCAATTTTGAGGGAAATAATATTTTCCAAGCGTGATCATGTTAGCGGAGGTTATTATGCTGGCAGCTATGCTGGGGGATATCCACAGGAGATAGAAACCTATCGGATGTATTTATGTGGCACCTCTAATGATCTCAGGGTCGCACTAGCCGTTGCATCATGTGACTGA
- the LOC113783609 gene encoding dual specificity protein kinase shkB — MAAALECWSSRASTDEDMVEQVVLMKTHHRSEASPETANSATTTGDGIKESSAMQKRLQRLSRNVSEAIASLKNSLNLDSARQPAFSAQWGGPESCRKQIWANVVRSLTQVYPCSQLPQKLVNNIRKHYDSLPISYAQAGFEMKDVFLHMKLIEQAIKEDHPAITIQEVSVNEVSGSVVFKLIFASKSSISWPAMSGALDNASICCKKVQIFERKDFTLGIVILLVHSGLQKLFKTRIENALKLFLKKAKGTTMKLPFRLCGSQKENTGCREFGEMDEDNREQDHRNGIESSSPEIQLKMPLPNSSIMVSVDEWQTLRAGGNEIGKWLLNTDGLEFTDQIGPNSFKGVYKGKRVGVERLKGCDKGTAADFELREDLLALMTCGHKKILQFYGVCIHENHGLCVVTRPMEGGSVHDLILKKKRLQIKELIRIAADVGEAIKFMNDHGVAYRDLNTQRILIDKQGNACLGDMGIVTVCRSGGEPMEYETDGYRWLAPEIIAGDPECVTETWLSNVYSFGMVIWEMVSGEMAYSAYSPVQAAVGIAACGLRPDIPEDCPPILRTLMTKCWNNCPSKRPHFSEILSTLLIHASC, encoded by the exons ATGGCTGCAGCTTTAGAGTGCTGGTCGAGCCGAGCCAGCACGGACGAGGACATGGTGGAGCAAGTAGTCTTAATGAAAACGCACCACCGATCCGAAGCTTCACCGGAGACCGCAAATTCCGCCACTACAACTGGTGATGGTATTAAAGAATCCTCCGCAATGCAGAAGCGGCTGCAGAGGCTAAGCCGCAACGTGTCTGAAGCCATTGCCTCGCTCAAGAATTCCCTCAACCTCGACTCTGCCCGCCAGCCCGCGTTTTCAGCACAATGGGGTGGACCCGAAAGCTGCCGAAAACAGATTTGGGCAAATGTTGTGCGAAGCTTAACTCAAGTTTATCCATGTAGTCAGCTCCCACAAAAGCTCGTTAACAATATTCGCAAACATTACGATTCTTTACCAATAAG CTATGCACAAGCTGGATTCGAGATGAAGGATGTATTTCTGCATATGAAATTGATCGAGCAAGCGATAAAGGAGGACCATCCAGCGATAACGATACAAGAAGTGTCTGTTAACGAAGTTAGTGGTTCAGTTGTATTTAAGCTGATATTTGCTTCTAAATCTTCAATTTCATGGCCAGCAATGTCAGGGGCGCTTGATAATGCTTCAATTTGTTGCAAGAAAGTTCAGATATTTGAGAGGAAGGATTTCACTTTGGGAATtgttatacttttggttcatTCTGGGCTACAAAAGTTGTTCAAAACGCGGATAGAAAATGCACTCAAATTGTTTCTAAAGAAAGCTAAAGGTACTACCATGAAGCTCCCATTTAGGCTTTGCGGCAGTCAGAAGGAGAATACTGGATGTAGAGAGTTCGGAGAGATGGATGAAGATAACCGGGAGCAGGATCATAGAAATGGAATTGAAAGTTCAAGCCCTGAGATTCAGTTGAAAATGCCTTTACCAAATAGTTCTATCATGGTTTCAGTTGATGAGTGGCAGACTTTGAGAGCAGGTGGGAATGAGATTGGGAAGTGGCTGCTGAACACGGATGGTCTTGAGTTTACCGATCAGATTGGGCCTAATTCGTTCAAGGGGGTTTACAAGGGGAAAAGGGTGGGAGTTGAGAGGCTGAAGGGGTGCGACAAGGGGACTGCAGCTGACTTTGAGCTTAGGGAAGATTTATTGGCGTTGATGACATGTGGGCACaagaaaattttgcaattttatGGCGTTTGTATTCATGAAAATCATGGCTTATGTGTTGTGACTAGACCAATGGAAGGTGGATCAGTTCATGATTTGATTCTGAAGAAAAAGAGACTTCAAATTAAAGAACTTATTAGGATTGCTGCTGATGTAGGGGAAGCAATCAAGTTTATGAATGATCATGGTGTAGCATATAGAGACCTTAATACACAAAGGATTCTGATTGATAAACAGGGAAATGCTTGCTTGGGAGACATGGGAATAGTTACAGTTTGCAGGAGTGGTGGTGAACCTATGGAGTATGAAACTGATGGCTATAGGTGGCTAGCTCCTGAG ATCATTGCAGGTGACCCTGAGTGTGTTACTGAGACATGGTTGAGTAATGTGTATAGCTTTGGCATGGTTATATGGGAAATGGTTAGTGGTGAGATGGCATATTCCGCTTATTCACCGGTTCAAGCTGCTGTTGGAATAGCTGCCTGTGGGCTTAGACCTGATATCCCAGAAGACTGCCCCCCAATCCTACGCACTCTGATGACCAAGTGTTGGAACAATTGCCCTTCCAAGCGTCCTCATTTCTCTGAAATTTTATCAACATTATTAATTCATGCATCATGTTAA